Proteins co-encoded in one bacterium genomic window:
- a CDS encoding Stp1/IreP family PP2C-type Ser/Thr phosphatase: protein MKISGAGLTDRGRVRPHNEDSVLIDVEHGVFAVADGMGGHAAGEVASSLAVETITQMLCRPREEGADLPDLLRRSIEEANRRIAARGEANPECRHMGTTVVAALADGARFCIAHVGDSRAYLVRDGELHQLTSDHSFVNELVRLGMLSREQAARDPRRNVVTRALGSGTVVAPDILESDAAPGDTLLLCSDGLNTMLDDERILALVEACADDVDLAGERLVEAANAAGGEDNISVVVVRFADEDDVTAPTGPVSSGDALPEPRSVPEAEGAPSPAPAGGDDDVRDAEDADTMEQNER from the coding sequence CGCCGTCGCCGACGGCATGGGGGGGCACGCCGCCGGCGAGGTCGCTTCGAGCCTGGCGGTCGAGACGATCACGCAGATGCTCTGCCGACCGCGGGAGGAGGGCGCCGATCTGCCCGATCTCCTGCGGCGCTCGATCGAGGAAGCGAACCGGCGCATCGCGGCGCGCGGCGAGGCGAACCCCGAGTGCCGGCACATGGGGACGACGGTCGTCGCCGCCCTCGCCGACGGCGCCCGCTTCTGCATCGCCCACGTCGGCGACTCGCGCGCCTATCTCGTCCGCGACGGCGAGCTCCACCAGCTCACCTCCGACCACTCTTTCGTCAACGAGCTCGTGCGCCTCGGCATGCTCTCCCGCGAGCAGGCCGCGCGCGATCCGCGCCGCAACGTCGTGACCCGCGCCCTGGGCAGCGGCACCGTCGTCGCCCCCGACATCCTCGAGTCGGACGCCGCCCCCGGCGACACGCTTCTCCTCTGCTCCGACGGCCTGAACACGATGCTCGACGACGAGCGGATCCTCGCCCTCGTCGAGGCCTGCGCCGACGACGTCGACTTGGCGGGCGAACGGCTCGTCGAGGCGGCCAACGCCGCCGGCGGCGAGGACAACATCAGCGTCGTCGTCGTCCGCTTCGCCGACGAGGACGACGTCACCGCGCCGACCGGTCCCGTTTCGTCGGGCGACGCCCTTCCCGAGCCGCGGTCCGTCCCGGAAGCCGAAGGCGCCCCGTCCCCCGCTCCGGCGGGCGGCGACGACGACGTCCGCGACGCCGAGGACGCCGACACGATGGAGCAGAACGAACGATGA